The genomic interval agttcaaggtcttcaacaaataaagaaaacatattcggcGCAAaattatgcaaagggattataaccCCTTCTGTCCATTTATCAGGAAAAAGCCTGAAACAAAAATACCGTAAAACACATAACATAAATGGGCAGACAAAATATCACTGCATTCAAGCAAATATTCATCCAAAATACAATTACTACCCGatgatttatttctttttaaaggttTTATGTATACACACGGCCGACTAGGGGCCTTGTCTGTGGGCCCCAATGTCAATGGTTTAAGAAAGCTAAAACGACTAATGtggcaattttcttttttttaaatgtcaacaatTCTGAGGTTCCTAACGGGGTTAGGCTAGTAAGTGACCTCCATTTTAGGTCAACAAACATTTCGAGCAAGTTTGGTGTGGAATCAATAAAAAATTGTCTGAGTAAGTGAGCAGAACACGCGAATTTCATATCATTTTTAAGTGCAATTATTCTGATGAGCGTGGCGTAAATTTGCTGGTTCTTGAAGATAGCCTCCATTTTATGTCAACGAACATTTGCagtaagtttggtgaagatttaaTGATAGCGGGATGACAAAGAGAGCGGCCACAACGAATCTTGCATTTTTGTGTATAAACAAATATCAATAACTATAAATTGCATCGTTCGAATGGGCTGATTATTTATTTACGGTCTCTATTTTATATCGACAAACGTTTCCTGAAAGCTTTATGAAGACTGGATGAAAATTGTAGGAGTCAGAACGAGGAAGCGGCGAATAacggatgttttttttaaataaatgaagggcaataactctgacgTTCCTTGTTtgattgattaaaataaataataatcattatcattataataattgcGTAATATGAGCTCACGTTATGAATAAGTGTCAGTACACATtttcacaaagtttcataaagattggacgaaAAATATAAAGTGGGAGAGAGGAACGGCGAATtacgcatatttaaaaaaaaacaaaggacAATACTCTAAAGTGCCTGATGTGAAATTACTTGTTACAAGACTTGGtttcaatttatataaacttaaattTCCAGAAAGTCTCGTGAAGATTAGATGTAAACTGTATTACTAAGAAAAAGAACAGCCTTCGCCCAAACGCCCATCTACCCGCTAAGGGTGCCCCATCTGCCTGCCAATGCTGTACCGCTATTACCGTACTTCCCGTCTGTAACAATCGCGTATTATAAGCTCGCTGTGTCGCTGTATGTACTATAGAATGCAAATATCTCTGAAAGTTTTTCATGAATGATAAACTTCTCTGAATGTATATGCCACTGTGCTGTAGCTATTGTTATGTCCATCATATCTAGAAACATCAGTCTGTCACTTTTTAGATCCTTAAATATATCACGAACAAATTTCTCGTAAACGGCCGCATAAGAGTCGGGCATCCAAATGAAATGATCTGTCCGTTTTGCAAATGAAAATGCATGGGGTCCTTTGATAACAATAAATGAACGCGGATAGGACGTCAATATTGCTTCAACGGTCGATTTCATCTCTTTTACATACTCGTAAAACACGTGCGAATGATAGTTATTAAAATGTGCATAGCCGTGCAGAACAATTAGCAATTTGTCGGCTTTATTGTATTCGTTTAAGTTCATACTTATAGGTCGGTAATACCTATGCGGTGTATTGGTTGTACAAAACGGAAGTTCTTGAAGTTTATAAGAGAGGCTGAATTTCAAAGACTCGTTCTCGCACCGAACCTCGTGATGTTTCCCCGCGAGATCCCAAGTGTCTGTTGTAAATTCGCACGTCACGAGATTTCGCATTTCGTAGAAAAATTGTCTCTGGGTCGAATCGCCAATTATGACCATTTGGACATTTCTCAGGTATTTCGTCAGCTGCGAGAAATAAAATTGAGACCTGCATAATTTGCTGTACCATTTCTTTTCATATAAGTACCCCGCAGGTGTAGACGTATCACGCAAACTTTCCAATGATCGCGCATCACATTTCCGGTCTGTTTCGAACCGATGTGAAGAAGCATCTgcaaaaagaagatttttttcGGTCACGTAACGGATACACATTCTAAATCAGCCTTTTCACAATATAATTCATAATCGTAACTAACATTTTAACAAAACCTTTTTCCTCGCAAAATTTCAAGTTTAGCCTAGCAGCTGAACATGCGTGTTGCTTTTCAAATCCAAATGCAGACATAGTTTATTAAGATGTTAAAGGGCACTACTTCTTCAGTGGCGGGGCATATTTCTTTTAGTTAATAAGAATTGTTAGAAACACTACGTATCGCAATATGTCGCGATCATATAATTCATTGCACatgaaaattaagttttaataGATGTAACCGATTATAACGTCCTTACTTCAAAAGCGCAAATTACCTTCCAAGCTGACTGGCTGCCATTAATAAATCAATGCTAAATACATCCGCAATTATCGATGCGTGCATCGCTTTGTGGAACGTAATATTTATTCATATAGTTTTATAATGCAGACACGATTGCATAATATTTCATAGTTTACCTGAAGTGACGTTTAGAGTTATTCCGGACTTCAGCAACAAAGCATTGTTATTCCTGAAATGCAAGGCAGAACATATCTACGTGTGATGCTAAGTACCAAACCGTGAAATACACCAATCCCGACAAAACGTCCAAAAACGATAGACATTTGTGTTCAGATTTTGGCTTCATTAACATACATAGGCAAAACACTTTGTTAAAGAGTATTCATATGTGTTTCagtaaaaatacacatataaaagTACAGAAATAAACACCGCAGAATTTTCCAAGTGATCAGTTATGCACTGTTTCCATTTTTTGTCTTGTACATGCTATGTTCTTGCATTAAAGTTGATAAAATGAAATACGACAACGTAATGGTATAGCTCTATATAAAATAACAAGTATGTACTTTTCCGAAAAGTATAAGCATAACATTGCATATACAATCGGCACATTTACGCATTGGCTACAGTTTTTTGTGTGTAATTTTTTACTTTTGATCGAACAAATGATGCGTAAGTGTCGACAAACTTGGGATAAAATACTCCCATTTTTACGAGGGAGTAAAACACTAAGTTAttttaggccagcatttttttattatttgttttacgggagcgcccgaccctatttttcgacaaataaaaataaaaataaaagtcactttcgttttttttttatttacatttcacccgccgacctggtatttaatccaaaactagaaaaaaaatgcgcagattgtcgaaagtgttgttcataatttgtttatcatacgggttgtttcgttgtgccaagtcgacttgtaacgcgtcagcgattttcattggctattgcagccaataccacacgctattagccaatcagtgagtattttacaaatgattttcatattgcatttccgaaatggcggacattagcaacaacgagacaaatgtagcatattttaaaatcaaattaattaaaaacggagcagaaacaatttcaattagaaaagttaatcttcagaacaccagtgttgacatcatgcccatattatttgatacgaaattaaaaataattagagtttttgcagatgatgcagaggtgtcatcatcgataactttcggtgtTTTTAAACGTTTTGGTAGATTTAATAAATATGcgcatttattaaaatgtagatcctgtaatatttgtatacataaaaatcaacatcccgaaaatgtccaagaagtactactttacgtttctttataatgaacatgaggactgaaccacaggtacttgcatcaatactCCCATTCCCTACCAACCCATTTATATtccttatttagaaaaaaagtatgcaacacagcttctgaagaaaatatcattgggtccggatgttcgtatgtccgtccacgtcacaagaaagttttaatcatttttcttgacacaaaagcaaattaacatgcttattattcttcattaacttaaaacaaaacttttttttccaacgtAACAAACCAATGGgacttgcggtttcagagaatgattatattatttatatttataagcaaaacaacaacacctagggagggcaaatttgctgcatgatttgaacaaacttcaaagagaaccttaaaacgatgttacacaccaaatattgtagtcatgccccTTGTGTTCACTtgacatatataaacactataactctctctgaatataaaatgaaatgcagcacaagtttttataagtctataactctcggttttttaaatgaaatattcacattttaagtactagaactttcactgcacaaagtttggatcaagatcaattcaagcgcagtctgatcaggaccAAAGTGTTCGcataacatctttagaagtactgactagattacaattatgttgaacattttggatcctgatcagactgctcttttggagccaaaatggtcgctatccccctaaggtccaatttcctgttacgtggctcattttttctcatgattaatacaaattatcatgatataaagcaagtctgttgtttattaaagagtatttttagtgtgcatattccacccatggatgaaagttagaaagtttgttgttatttaaagctgttaaacaatgtaaaaagttttcaagacttttttatttaagtcaaatgcatgctatatttgatataaacatacatatgatatacactcaacaaaagtttaacgatcactataatacactacacacctggcgtgttaaatagtctctattgaagcaatatagtataatacatacgaaaggtgcttttacctataaatatttatgaaaatatgtttactattattataaaaagcttctacaacagtgtaatgagatatatacaacacttaaaggttaatgcaaatatacataaggttaaattggctgaattttaaattttcgaaaataatgaaaaatcggtttagacagttttatttttatttttttggtagactgctcacttttcatgcttttatttttatttttatttatcccccccccccgactcaattttttttttaatttcccgtaaaacaaatataaaaaaatgctagCCTTAAGGTCTTAATAAGCGACATTGCATGTTGCAATCTGGTTTGATAGTTTTTGATCTTCCTTCTAAGAAAAAGTAGCAAACATTTTCACATCTGATATGCACATGTGTTAAAGACCATTCTGTGTCTTTCCAATCAAGTTGTTGGTTTTCATTCTAAGTGAtaataaattaaagtaaaaatcAGTTATAAAATGGGATCGCTTTTATTAATATATTCCGAGCGGTAATTTTATGTACATgttaacaatgaaataaaaagcaTTCTTGTCGAATTACGTACAGCGAAAACAGTGACAGCTCTGTTGACGTCATATGTTGCCGCTCTATGTTTAGCTCCCAGAGATTTCGCTCGGAGGACAGCGTCCAATCAGAGCATAGAAGCCTACTGTTTCTGGAGAAGACAACAACAAACATACACGAGTCTATTAATCGATAAGCCTGGTGTTCGTCTAAATATTTTTAGGGACGATGCAAAATAcattaatgataaataattagAGTACCATAACAAATATCTCACCGACgccattaaatatgtagtgctCTTAAATGTGCAATTTAAAGTGATGACACCTTGGTTTTCCGCAGTACCACGGCCGCCGGAAGTTGTCATCGGTCAGGTTGCAGATGACATCATATCCGCTGATGTAAGGATGGACACTACACGGCGTCTCTTCTGCGATACTTAAGTCAATTGGATGATGAAATACAGCAGTGTTAAGTATAACGGGCGGACACGTGTACCTGAAACCAACGTGTATAGCCAACATGTTTGATGTATCACAATGTTCTTGTTGATATGCTTTGTTATTACTTACTTCTTAATGTGTAGTGATTCTCTATCGTTTTTATTCCTGAAGGAAATTATGAAGTGACTCTTATAAGGACTTATTAAAGCGCTTGTTATGTCCATAATTGACGTCTAacgcttattttattaaatattttatataacgctgaacaatatttatatcaacaatgctaacattatattgatttatatttgaaAAGCAATATACCTTCGTTTAAACGCTGTTGAAACTGCCTCTCGCGTCATAATAATCGCGGTCTTTACTTCCGGCCTACCTTCCCAGAATGCTGTAAATTGTGCTCGGTAAGTTCCGTCATTGTTGTCCACCACTTGGGCGCAGGCAGCGGCCCCTAGTGACGGCTCCGCAAGCCAGGCTCGAACCTGCACGAGGGCGGATGAGTATATAATATTTTAGAACAATTTATACGAAATATGAAAGATATTTAAGTCCGTAACGCTAGATTAAATATGAATTGTTCAGGTTAGTGGTCGCTACAAGTATGTTATGGTCCATTGACCAATCGCATGGAAAGATTCTAAGATATCCATCTCTATTAGAAGTTCTCTAGAATGCGTGCCCAGCATATTTGTGGTGTGATATAAATTTTGCTCTGTCACATGTAATAGTCAATATGACACGAAACTATCTTATATGAAACTGTTTGTATAagataaaaacatcattattaagaaaaaaatcttttattcaGTAAAAGACATACAAGTATACGTTTATAAGAATAAATATTTCTAGTAACAATTTTTTTTCGCTAAGAAAACATTCTGAAAATACGCCAATTCTTAAATAGTTTTAATATATACTACAATAAAGTTATGTTACGATTCAGTGTTAATATTACTCTAAAATAacgtttcatatttattttagctatgTAAATAGTTTTTTGTCttacacattgacctgatttgaTATTGTTGACGATGCCCCGGTTTGTCTTGTGAAGTAATTGGTCGACGTTCAAGGCTTtacacattaaatatatataaatatgaattagCGTTAATAACAACAAATGTCAACGCCGCAGTTTTTTATTGTATAACATAACAAATACATAGGctataatgtattattaatacgatgaaataaaaaaatataatttaatgtgCTTCGGAAGAAACAATATTCAGACATATTCGTAAAGTATTGCTGCATTCTTTCTTCATAAAGATCGTTTTTAGGTATTATATAGCCATTGCTTAGACTTAAATACGTAACAAAGTTCAACATTACACGTATTTGTTCTATCGTCAGCCCTTGTAAATTTTAAGTACATACTCCTgatcacaaaaatgaaaaaaagaagaaattctTGTGATATAAATGGCACGTGGCAAGGGACAGCGGGTATGAAATACTAAGACACACGTATGTTTAATAGACatctgtttgtgtgtgtgtctttaaactgttggtgaaaacaaacatacACTACGAGAAATGCTTCTGTAATGCTTATTATTCCAGCTTAGATTCATTTTGACACATAGATATACGCCGACACAACACTCACACATATCCTtgcacatttttcatcatttactCGTTCGATTAAGTGAATGGCTGTTAAACGagttaaatcgattagaaatcgATTAAACCTATCATAAGTTCCAAATACTTGATAATCGCTCTCGCAGATATGATACTAGTAACGTATTTACGGTTGTGGCGTAAAATACAGGAGACCCATCGCTGCAGAGGCTACCCTTAATGGTTCCTTTAGTTCCCGATTTGAGTCATCTACAGTAAACAACGCTATGGGTTATGTGCACAATGAGAAAGACGAGTCAGTGTGTTAAGGTATAATATTGATACAAACCAGGACACGTGTGGTTGTGAATGAACTGCGCAACCACAAAACATGAAACCGCTAAGATAAACGAGAACTTTTTAATGAGTAAAACAAAAACTCACCAcgtcaccccctgtacgtcg from Dreissena polymorpha isolate Duluth1 chromosome 1, UMN_Dpol_1.0, whole genome shotgun sequence carries:
- the LOC127835611 gene encoding NXPE family member 1-like, which gives rise to MRLTTAFLAKSRFLRFLQDPIQSQIGAQLNNGLSGQLGSDARGHFLGMGGGLLAQDLGANAQRALPPGYGQSNPGAPNFPAQGPRLPHPQGALFSQVQAQRTMFNNSNSATTSQQVLRFDRNAFAKKRVGASGPDIVYRPCRHIPDAPEALGTWPEEIHLNYTFAGDEHDLPDPSRSKVELHGNGHVTIGANVYMTITLYDRHGRKRRTGGDVVRAWLAEPSLGAAACAQVVDNNDGTYRAQFTAFWEGRPEVKTAIIMTREAVSTAFKRRYTCPPVILNTAVFHHPIDLSIAEETPCSVHPYISGYDVICNLTDDNFRRPWYCGKPRNSRLLCSDWTLSSERNLWELNIERQHMTSTELSLFSLNNNALLLKSGITLNVTSDASSHRFETDRKCDARSLESLRDTSTPAGYLYEKKWYSKLCRSQFYFSQLTKYLRNVQMVIIGDSTQRQFFYEMRNLVTCEFTTDTWDLAGKHHEVRCENESLKFSLSYKLQELPFCTTNTPHRYYRPISMNLNEYNKADKLLIVLHGYAHFNNYHSHVFYEYVKEMKSTVEAILTSYPRSFIVIKGPHAFSFAKRTDHFIWMPDSYAAVYEKFVRDIFKDLKSDRLMFLDMMDITIATAQWHIHSEKFIIHEKLSEIFAFYSTYSDTASL